The following is a genomic window from Nitrospirota bacterium.
GCCTTCTCCTGTATTATCTTTTCTGCCCTGAGTTGGTCCCTCCTGTGGATGATTGTAACCTTCTTTGCCATCTTTGTAAGAAATACAGCCTCCTTTATGGCTGTATCCCCACCACCGACAACGACTACATCCTTATCTCTGAAGAAGAATCCATCACAGGTTGCACAGTAAGAGACCCCCCTTCCTGAAAAGGTATCCTCTCCCTTTACACCTAATCTCTTTGGCTGTGACCCTGTGGCAATAATAATCGCCTTTGTTTTATATTCTGCCTCTGAGGTCACAACCGCCTTATAGTCTTCTCTATCCTCTACTTTTTCTACCTCTTCAAACTTAATCTCAAGCCCCAGTCCTCTCGCATGCTCCTCAAATTTCTTCCCGAGGTCAAATCCGCTTATGCTCGGAAATCCTGGATAGTTCTCTATAACATCCGAGAGGGCTATCTGCCCTCCTGCACCTGTCTTTTCAATGAGTATGGTATTGAGTTTTGCCCTCATGGCATAGATCCCTGAAGTCAATCCCGCAGGACCTGCACCGATAATTATGAGGTCATACATGTTAATCTATCCTTTCGAACTCACTCTTGGCTGCTCCACATACAGGACAGTGCCATGTGTCAGGTAATTTCTCAAATGGTGTCCCCGGCGGTATCTCGCCATCAGGATCTCCTGCTTCCGGATCATAAACATAACCACAAACCGAACACTGATACCTTGACATAATTTACCCTCCTTTTCCCAATTCAATTGCTTCCCGAGTTTTGGACTCAAGTTTTGTGATAAACTTCTACTGCAGCCTTTCGTTGCCCTTTATTTTTCTTCCTTTCTTCCATGTATTTGGACAACTTTTAAAGTTAACACCAACAATCTCGTGGATTGCCCTGTCAATATCTTTCTTGTTATTCTTGGTTATCTCTATGCCTGTAGAACAAATATTATCCTTTATATGCCTGAAGTAGTAAGACATTTATCCACGATGATCTTAGTTAATGTCAAGCAAAACGTCCAAATGCCATTTTATTAACTTAGTCCACATTTTCCTTTTTATTTTTTATCGACTTGTCTTTTTGATATATTTTATACAATTTATCTTTGAACTCCTGAGCATTATTCCCATAAATATTTTCAAAAGCTTTACGATTTTTAGTAATCATCCCTTTTGTGTAGTAAAACATAAGCGACAGCTTCAAAGCTCTTAATAATTCTTTATCCCATCTATCAGATATATACTGTCCATTGATATTATCGATAGGACGATAACGCATCGGATATGCTAATGCTCCCAATTTATTGATTTCATTGATCCTATAATAAAAATATTCTGGTGTGTCATGATTGTCATTAGAGTTGTATAAGACATAAACTCTAATATCCTTAAATCCATATTTTTGAGCTAATTCTATAGCCTTTTGTATATATCCATCTTCTGAACTATTATCGAATGCAAGTCTTAATGGCTTGATTTTTATCTGACTCAATAGTTTTACTTTATCTTCATTAATTAATCTACAATCTAGCCCCTGATTAAAATCAATCTGTGTTATTCCTATTTTCCGAAATTTCATCAATCGTTTAACATCTTTTTCAAAGTTGGGTGATGCAAGCCAATTGTTATCCCAAAATATTATTCCTGTTTTAGTAATATCTATATCTTCTACCCAGTTTTCTTTTACAATAAATTTAGGCTCGTGCTTTCTCACAGCACAGAAATGGCATCTTCTGGGACATCCTCTAGTTGTAAAGGTAATCGAGTATGATAAGTTAGGAAACCAAGAATAGTCTGGAGAACAGTTTTCAGCACCTCGGAGTAGACCAACATGAGGCTCTATACCGGTCTTTTCCTTAATATATTCTGGTTTGAATGTTATAAATATATCTTCCACTAATTTTGTATATCCATATCTCCAATTTGGCAATATTAGAAGGGGGTCTATTCTCAAGCGTATCTTATATCCAACATCTTGACATTTTTTAGCAGCGGCCAATCTTTTTGTAGGTGATGGGCTTCCTATCTCATATTTCTGAGCAAATTCTTCAGCATTGAGGCTCCAAGAAAGAACAGTATTCTTAGTCATATTTGAATTCTCTCTTGCAATATTAATGAGATTATTTACATTATCACTTTTTGTGAGCATTAATAAGGTGGAATGTTCTAATTCATGAGTTTCAGCGAAGAAAGGGACGAGAATTTTGCTTAATTCTAAGTAATTATCAAATGATAAAGAATCAAGTTTTTCTCCACAATTGAAATCTGAACCTCGATTATTTAGAGAC
Proteins encoded in this region:
- the trxB gene encoding thioredoxin-disulfide reductase, with translation MYDLIIIGAGPAGLTSGIYAMRAKLNTILIEKTGAGGQIALSDVIENYPGFPSISGFDLGKKFEEHARGLGLEIKFEEVEKVEDREDYKAVVTSEAEYKTKAIIIATGSQPKRLGVKGEDTFSGRGVSYCATCDGFFFRDKDVVVVGGGDTAIKEAVFLTKMAKKVTIIHRRDQLRAEKIIQEKAFSNPKVNFIWDSIVEEIAGRDSVERVITKNVKTLEGMEIPTDGVFIFVGIKPNTGFIDIEKDESGFIRTKENLETSIPGIFAAGDCRTKLLRQVSTAVGDGALAAVMAEEYIEKQ
- the rd gene encoding rubredoxin; the protein is MSRYQCSVCGYVYDPEAGDPDGEIPPGTPFEKLPDTWHCPVCGAAKSEFERID
- a CDS encoding spore photoproduct lyase family protein, whose amino-acid sequence is MAKQIISQFPNVKIEYIPDQLPSTIRKREYRFAKINTNNKNAGIVNLAKKLLVIGTASRNQFVERFRNKLDCLCPGFYCITPLNNGCYYSCMYCYLQITYRGVFPYIKINVNLDELKKAIIDAVKKEWSLNNRGSDFNCGEKLDSLSFDNYLELSKILVPFFAETHELEHSTLLMLTKSDNVNNLINIARENSNMTKNTVLSWSLNAEEFAQKYEIGSPSPTKRLAAAKKCQDVGYKIRLRIDPLLILPNWRYGYTKLVEDIFITFKPEYIKEKTGIEPHVGLLRGAENCSPDYSWFPNLSYSITFTTRGCPRRCHFCAVRKHEPKFIVKENWVEDIDITKTGIIFWDNNWLASPNFEKDVKRLMKFRKIGITQIDFNQGLDCRLINEDKVKLLSQIKIKPLRLAFDNSSEDGYIQKAIELAQKYGFKDIRVYVLYNSNDNHDTPEYFYYRINEINKLGALAYPMRYRPIDNINGQYISDRWDKELLRALKLSLMFYYTKGMITKNRKAFENIYGNNAQEFKDKLYKIYQKDKSIKNKKENVD